The Kitasatospora setae KM-6054 genome contains a region encoding:
- a CDS encoding alpha/beta hydrolase, giving the protein MTVARTRRLLPAAALAAAVSLLLAGCTSGHPAASGTPSGTPGQSTDSVPGVPAAGATPLEPLPAEPAAALAPYYAQKLGWQACDSGFECATFKVPLDYAHPGDGREVELSAVRKPAGGTGHRIGSLLLNPGGPGGSAVDYVERVAARYDAGVRSSYDLVGFDPRGVGRSAPVTCLTGPRMDAYTATDLTPDDQREIDALVAADQEFAAGCRAEAGELLGHVSTVEAARDMDVLRALVGDRKLNYVGKSYGTFLGATYAGLFPGKVGKVVLDGAMDPSLDAATGNLTQAGGFETAWKAFAKDCAGRDDCPLGRSEQQAGTELTALFARLDAKPLPTDQNRPLTESLALTGVAQAMYAETLWSYLREALTTARAGDGSGLLKLSDSYYGRDRDGGYENLMYANMAVNCLDLPAPFADPAAVAAAVPAFEKAAPHFGRDMAWMALGCAYWPDKATGAPHTIRAAGSDPIVVVGTTRDPATPYAWAKSLAGQLEAGRLLTYEGDGHTAYQRQNACVDGAINGYLLGGEAPANGKVCKD; this is encoded by the coding sequence ATGACAGTCGCCCGGACCCGTCGGCTGCTGCCCGCCGCCGCGCTGGCCGCCGCCGTGTCGCTGCTGCTGGCGGGCTGCACCTCGGGGCACCCGGCCGCCTCCGGGACCCCGTCCGGCACCCCGGGCCAGTCGACGGACAGCGTGCCGGGCGTCCCGGCCGCCGGGGCCACCCCGCTGGAGCCGCTGCCGGCCGAGCCGGCCGCCGCCCTCGCCCCGTACTACGCGCAGAAGTTGGGCTGGCAGGCGTGCGACTCCGGCTTCGAGTGCGCCACCTTCAAGGTGCCGCTGGACTACGCGCACCCCGGGGACGGGCGCGAGGTGGAGCTGTCCGCCGTCCGCAAGCCCGCGGGCGGCACGGGGCACCGGATCGGCTCGTTGCTGCTCAACCCGGGCGGTCCCGGCGGTTCGGCGGTCGACTACGTGGAGCGGGTCGCGGCGCGCTACGACGCGGGCGTCCGCTCCAGCTACGACCTGGTCGGCTTCGACCCGCGCGGGGTCGGCCGGTCCGCCCCGGTCACCTGCCTGACCGGCCCGCGGATGGACGCCTACACCGCCACCGACCTCACCCCCGACGACCAGCGCGAGATCGACGCGCTGGTGGCCGCCGACCAGGAGTTCGCGGCCGGCTGCCGGGCCGAGGCGGGTGAGCTGCTCGGCCACGTCTCCACCGTCGAGGCGGCCCGCGACATGGACGTGCTGCGGGCGCTGGTCGGCGACCGGAAGCTCAACTACGTCGGCAAGTCGTACGGCACCTTCCTGGGCGCGACGTACGCGGGCCTGTTCCCCGGCAAGGTCGGCAAGGTCGTCCTGGACGGCGCGATGGACCCCTCGCTGGACGCCGCCACCGGCAACCTCACCCAGGCCGGCGGCTTCGAGACCGCCTGGAAGGCGTTCGCCAAGGACTGCGCGGGCCGCGACGACTGCCCGCTGGGCCGCAGCGAGCAGCAGGCCGGCACCGAGCTCACCGCGCTGTTCGCGCGGCTCGACGCCAAGCCGCTGCCCACCGACCAGAACCGCCCGCTGACCGAGTCGCTGGCGCTCACCGGCGTCGCCCAGGCGATGTACGCCGAGACGCTCTGGTCCTACCTGCGCGAGGCCCTGACCACCGCGCGGGCCGGCGACGGCAGCGGACTGCTCAAGCTCTCCGACAGCTACTACGGCCGCGACCGGGACGGCGGCTACGAGAACCTGATGTACGCCAACATGGCCGTCAACTGCCTCGACCTGCCCGCTCCGTTCGCCGACCCGGCCGCGGTCGCCGCCGCCGTCCCCGCCTTCGAGAAGGCCGCCCCGCACTTCGGCCGCGACATGGCCTGGATGGCGCTCGGCTGCGCGTACTGGCCCGACAAGGCCACCGGCGCCCCGCACACCATCCGGGCGGCGGGCTCCGACCCGATCGTGGTCGTCGGTACCACCCGCGACCCGGCCACCCCGTACGCCTGGGCGAAGTCGCTGGCCGGACAGCTGGAGGCCGGGCGGCTGCTCACCTACGAGGGCGACGGGCACACCGCGTACCAGCGGCAGAACGCCTGCGTCGACGGCGCGATCAACGGCTACCTGCTCGGCGGGGAGGCGCCCGCCAACGGGAAGGTCTGCAAGGACTGA
- a CDS encoding phosphotransferase — translation MLPGRPRSRPPGRGDPTGRNALRRLAGRIAARISREGQHRAAARKVAVARWLAANDVPAVRPISELEQAVDAGGRAITFWQELPSHRPGIITDLAHLLRRQHTLPVPTDIDLGHLDPFVRLAERIQEAGLDPEARAWLVNRLDLLRGAWVDLPAGMSDAVIHGDAWPGNVAVLDDGTALLLDFECTSVGPPEWEVTSTAVSRGTFGELAEADYRALCRAYGDADVQCWSRYPVLPDARELSLVCFALQSACQHPHAGQ, via the coding sequence TTGCTGCCTGGTCGGCCTCGAAGCCGCCCGCCAGGCAGAGGTGATCCGACTGGGCGGAACGCCCTCCGGCGCCTGGCCGGCAGGATTGCCGCCCGGATCTCCCGCGAAGGTCAGCACAGAGCCGCGGCCCGCAAAGTCGCCGTCGCCCGCTGGTTGGCGGCCAACGACGTACCGGCGGTGCGGCCGATCTCCGAGCTGGAGCAAGCCGTCGACGCCGGGGGTCGCGCCATCACATTCTGGCAGGAGCTTCCGTCGCACCGCCCCGGTATCATCACCGACCTGGCCCACCTCCTCCGCCGGCAGCACACGCTCCCCGTGCCCACCGACATCGACCTCGGCCACCTGGACCCGTTCGTACGGCTTGCGGAGCGTATTCAGGAGGCCGGCCTCGACCCGGAAGCGCGGGCGTGGCTCGTCAACCGCTTGGACCTGCTACGCGGAGCCTGGGTCGACCTACCGGCCGGTATGTCGGATGCCGTCATCCACGGTGACGCCTGGCCTGGCAACGTAGCCGTCCTCGACGACGGCACCGCCCTCCTCCTCGACTTCGAATGCACCTCAGTCGGTCCCCCTGAATGGGAGGTCACCAGCACCGCCGTGTCACGCGGCACTTTCGGCGAGCTCGCCGAGGCCGACTACCGAGCGCTCTGCCGCGCATACGGTGACGCTGACGTCCAGTGCTGGTCGCGCTACCCAGTGCTTCCGGACGCACGTGAGCTCAGCCTCGTGTGCTTCGCCCTCCAATCCGCATGCCAGCATCCCCACGCAGGCCAGTAA
- the dcm gene encoding DNA (cytosine-5-)-methyltransferase, translating into MVVLVVGVEVRTVAKQVYGVPLERSDYLPLVAHQDSCRREDFPKWLESFGADKRLALDLFSGAGGLSLGLTRAGWTLAAAVDHSGPALETHAANFPGMSLDVDLGEPAALEELLTLLQPAAGRIDLVAGGPPCQPFSRAGRSKIRDLVENHGRNPVDLRKELWRSYLRIIEVVKPRAVLMENVPDMGLSDDFRVVRFIEQRLENAGYATQVRLVDAWRYGVPQHRKRLILLARNDVEQFDWEPDQEPVTLREAIADLPPLLVATEEYAGGRPYILPTERVGVRRTPYVPSPAPSAFVAKMREGVEQDQSEEVVWDHMTRRVRKDDWEIFSTMESDTLYSAVDESLRRYRADSFTDKYKKLDWAQRSRSITAHIAKDGYWYIHPDQNRTLTIREAARIQTFPDWFRFAGTRSDAFRQIGNAVPPLLGEAAARVLRPVPGKVSENGLESRWSRIRTELDGWAAKRRRSDEWVNLPGRHLPQLTAAVVALLSGTRLQQAQLEALADQVRGVKVLSPQKVAVLKELAPTPAARARMERLEAVVGLRRIWASREHQDEVVRLLEMKPAEQSLFKLLNGDDVLWIGQGALRVAARLNGSDSDRTNRLSDGRVDLVRIVGSGDNAPLRMASLRLIGNTVCRARKPACGSCPVSAFCLGQEEDSEGLREAPAGDESARVAASVS; encoded by the coding sequence GTGGTCGTTCTCGTCGTCGGTGTGGAGGTTCGTACTGTGGCCAAGCAGGTCTACGGCGTCCCACTTGAGCGGAGCGACTACCTTCCGCTCGTGGCGCACCAGGACAGCTGCCGTCGCGAGGACTTCCCCAAGTGGCTCGAATCGTTCGGAGCCGACAAGCGGCTCGCCCTTGATCTTTTCTCCGGCGCGGGCGGGCTTAGCCTTGGACTGACCCGGGCTGGCTGGACCCTCGCGGCAGCGGTGGATCATAGTGGTCCTGCTCTCGAGACACATGCCGCGAACTTCCCGGGCATGAGCCTGGATGTCGACCTGGGTGAGCCAGCTGCGCTGGAGGAGCTCCTCACGCTCCTGCAGCCCGCCGCCGGTCGAATCGACCTCGTCGCAGGTGGTCCTCCCTGCCAGCCGTTCAGCCGAGCCGGGCGCAGCAAGATCCGTGACCTCGTCGAGAACCACGGGCGCAACCCTGTCGACCTCCGGAAGGAGCTCTGGCGGTCGTACCTGCGCATCATCGAGGTGGTCAAGCCTCGGGCGGTGCTCATGGAGAACGTCCCCGACATGGGACTCAGCGACGACTTCCGAGTGGTCCGGTTCATCGAGCAGCGCCTGGAGAATGCCGGTTACGCAACGCAGGTCCGTCTCGTGGACGCCTGGCGGTATGGCGTGCCCCAGCACCGGAAGCGGCTCATCCTTCTCGCCCGTAACGACGTCGAGCAGTTCGACTGGGAGCCCGACCAGGAACCGGTCACCCTCCGCGAAGCCATCGCAGATCTGCCGCCGCTGCTCGTCGCCACGGAGGAGTACGCGGGCGGACGCCCGTACATCCTGCCGACCGAGCGTGTGGGCGTCCGGCGGACCCCGTACGTGCCGTCGCCGGCCCCTTCCGCGTTCGTCGCCAAGATGCGCGAAGGTGTGGAGCAGGACCAGTCCGAGGAAGTCGTCTGGGATCACATGACCCGACGCGTACGGAAGGACGACTGGGAGATCTTCTCGACCATGGAGTCGGACACGCTCTACTCCGCAGTCGACGAGTCGCTTCGCCGTTACAGGGCCGACAGCTTCACCGACAAGTACAAGAAGCTCGACTGGGCGCAGCGCAGCCGGTCCATCACTGCGCACATCGCCAAGGACGGCTACTGGTACATCCATCCGGACCAGAACCGGACGCTGACGATCCGGGAGGCGGCGCGCATCCAGACGTTTCCCGACTGGTTCCGGTTCGCTGGCACGCGCAGTGACGCCTTCCGCCAGATCGGTAACGCAGTGCCGCCACTCCTCGGTGAGGCTGCTGCCAGGGTCCTCCGCCCGGTGCCGGGGAAGGTCTCCGAGAACGGCCTGGAGTCCCGGTGGAGTCGGATCCGCACTGAGCTGGACGGCTGGGCCGCAAAGCGTCGGCGGTCGGACGAATGGGTGAACCTTCCTGGTCGGCACCTGCCCCAGTTGACGGCCGCGGTCGTCGCGCTGCTCTCCGGAACGCGGCTGCAGCAGGCCCAACTGGAGGCTCTTGCCGACCAGGTCCGCGGCGTGAAGGTGCTGTCCCCGCAGAAGGTCGCCGTGCTCAAGGAGCTCGCTCCCACGCCTGCGGCACGTGCCCGGATGGAACGGCTGGAAGCAGTGGTCGGTCTCCGCCGGATCTGGGCCTCACGGGAGCACCAAGACGAAGTCGTGAGACTGCTCGAGATGAAGCCTGCCGAGCAGTCGCTGTTCAAACTCCTGAACGGCGACGACGTGCTCTGGATCGGGCAGGGGGCGCTTCGCGTCGCGGCACGTCTCAACGGTAGCGACTCGGACCGTACGAACCGTCTGAGTGACGGGCGTGTCGATCTCGTGCGGATCGTCGGCTCGGGAGACAACGCCCCCCTACGTATGGCCAGTCTTCGTCTGATCGGCAATACGGTCTGCCGGGCCCGGAAGCCCGCGTGTGGCAGTTGTCCTGTGAGCGCTTTCTGCTTGGGCCAGGAAGAGGACTCTGAGGGACTCCGGGAAGCCCCGGCCGGCGACGAGAGCGCCCGAGTGGCTGCGAGCGTGAGCTGA
- the leuE gene encoding leucine efflux protein LeuE: protein MLGVHDLATYVLGALAIVLLPGPNSLYVLSVAARKGIRTGYRAACGVFLGDLVLISLTALGAASLLRTNPAVFAVVKFGGAAYLLWIGYGMLRAARQMWRERALAVADGAAAGTSADDANGERPFRRALVISLFNPKAILFLLSFFTQFVDPSYGAPALSFALLGGVLQTFSFLYLSLLIFTGTTLANAFRRRKRLSAGLTSSVAVLFAGFAAKLAVSSA, encoded by the coding sequence GTGCTCGGAGTCCACGACCTGGCCACCTACGTCCTCGGCGCACTGGCCATCGTCCTGCTGCCCGGACCCAACTCCCTCTACGTGCTCTCCGTCGCCGCCCGCAAGGGCATACGCACCGGCTACCGCGCGGCCTGCGGCGTCTTCCTCGGCGACCTCGTCCTGATCAGCCTCACCGCGCTCGGCGCGGCCTCCCTGCTCCGGACCAACCCCGCGGTCTTCGCGGTGGTCAAGTTCGGCGGCGCCGCCTACCTGCTGTGGATCGGCTACGGCATGCTGCGGGCCGCCCGCCAGATGTGGCGCGAACGCGCCCTCGCCGTCGCGGACGGCGCCGCCGCGGGCACGAGCGCGGACGACGCGAACGGTGAGCGGCCGTTCCGCCGGGCACTGGTGATCAGCCTGTTCAACCCCAAGGCGATCCTCTTCCTGCTCTCCTTCTTCACCCAGTTCGTCGACCCCTCCTACGGCGCCCCCGCCCTCTCCTTCGCCCTCCTCGGCGGCGTCCTGCAGACCTTCTCCTTCCTCTACCTCTCCCTGCTGATCTTCACTGGCACCACGCTCGCCAACGCCTTCCGCCGCCGCAAGCGCCTCTCCGCCGGCCTCACCTCCTCCGTCGCCGTCCTCTTCGCCGGCTTCGCCGCCAAGCTCGCCGTCTCCTCCGCCTGA